A segment of the Amblyomma americanum isolate KBUSLIRL-KWMA chromosome 6, ASM5285725v1, whole genome shotgun sequence genome:
GCTGATCAGAGTGTGTGTTGAGCCTTCTAAGTCTGTGCGCTCTACTTTAGCAACTAATGAGCGTTGATCACTGCCGCAGAATCGGCAGTGGTAAAATGTATGTCACAtgacaagcgcagcagggggtgcaagaaagtttggtgggcggatgagatgagcAAGTTTGCGCAGGTCAGGTAGCTGCAGCTGGATTAAGACCGGATTAATCAACGCATATGAAAGAGGAATTGAcccggcagtgggcgtagtcgagctgatgatgatgatattaacTGGACACGCACCAGGATCGTTTAATTTACTTCTATATAGTTGTTGCCTATAGCTGCATTGCATGTTGAGAGACGTACTTTTCGAGCTACCTGTCTGGCTTGCACTCGCTATAAACATAATTTTACTATAGCGACTGCGCATGAATACTGGTCCGGCTGTCTCCTACGTTACGCGAATGTGTGTCCTCctgattattttatttttttgtgtgtccaGATTTCACTGTGTCGGAAGCAGTTGCCCGCGGATCGGGGAGCACGCAGTGTACAGGAAGCGACGACGCGCACCTCCTGGCAGCAAACGCCTTATGCGATGTTCACTCGCCGCCACAATTGAGACGGCCAGTGACAGCGAACAGCGTCGCTTGTAATAGACCCGGGTCGGACGACAACCACGTGTCCAATAACAGGGATACAAAGCTCCTTATGCCGCGGCCGCCACGGGTTCATCGACGGACAGCTTGCCAAGTCAAGTTGGGCTCAAGCTTCGCAGCCAGTCATGATCGAAATGACCGTTTCGCAGCTCCGGTGACGCGTTCAATCCGTATTGCTCGCCTTTGCGGTCAGAGAGTAGTTCCTTTACCACAATGTTCTGCAGGAGCCGGCCATCAGAACTTGCAGCGAATCTTTGGTGACAGTGACCCACGGGAGGAGGACCTGCAGAAGTTTTGTGCGAACAATCAATTTAACGTCTACGAGTGTGTTGAACAACCCGTGAACGAGTCACCCGTGCTATGTATATCGCACGATGTCTCAAAGAGTAAGTACAACGATTTATGCGCTTCAGCCTCCAAAGTTAAGAACCACGAGGAGACGAAGGAGGATCTCAAACCCTCCTCGACGCCGGATGTTATCGGCATCCAGGATCACCCCGCGGAATATGAGCGAATATATGGGCGGCAAGAACCGGCGCCAAGCCATTCGCCCGCAGGGTGCATTGTACACAATGAAAAGTCCAGTGACATGGCCAGTGCACCTGCCATTAAGATATCGCTGCAGGCGGACCAGCCCGCACGCCGTTCTTGGTTCAATGCCGCTGTGACTATTGCACTCGTCATGTTTATCGTGTCTCGCGTGATCTATCTCCAGAAATACAAGAAGCGGCCGCTGGGGATCGATACTGCGGGCACTCACAGCGCTTATGAAATCTCCAATGTGGCACTTTTTCGCCTGCGGAAAAAATATATTCGCCCGATTGTCGAAGGAATGAATTCTAATGAGGCTAAGCAAAAATCCGCATTTGAACATATTCAGGGACCCGCGGAAGAAAAGCTAATGTAATTGAAGCGAATTTTCTGATTGGAAAAACAGCGTTTTCGAGCcaacttttatttatttgtttccttCTGTGTGCGGCTTGCAAGAACGCTCCGCGAACCGAGCAAAACGAAGCCATAGAAATGTGCCTGTAGTTCTTTCAGCATTCTAATCTTCTCAGACCCTGCACCCATGTAATGCCTTTTACGGTGCTAGCGTCACTTGCGTGCTTCCACGTAGTCACCTTTTTCGGTAGTCGaaatttcactacggcgtccctcatagcctgagtagctttgggacgatAAAGCACCATAAGTCATCAAGAACTATGCAGAAACAGGGTCCTGTTAGTGACCGCCGCGTTTTACTGTTTAATTCTTTGTACTTTTGCTTAAATATATATTCTGCAGCCTGTGTATTTAAATAAATGTTCGTCATAAGACGACTGTGCATGTTCATAAAGGCATAGAGACTCTCAAGACACAGCATGGACAGCAGCTAATGAGAAGTAATTGTTAGATCCGGGGGTGTAGACTTTTTTTGTAATTTATGTGAGCACAGATACCAGAGAAATGTGGTTTATGGTGTTTTACGTCCCAAATTGACCATGtctatgaaggacgctgtagtgaacgcctccgaataatttcgaccacgtggagttctttaacgtgcactggtatcgcacagtacaccacctccatcgaaattctaccgtcgcggccgggatcgaaccagtaTCTTTCGGGTCAGTATCGGAGTCAGCGCTGTGGCCACCAGAGAAATGTGTTTTACCTAACAGTAACGAACCAAACTGCGCCTCAAGTCCAATGAGGTTAATCTGTACGATGCTAATCCCGAATAAAGCAAAGCGGTAAGTCCTGAGGTTTTCATGAACTACCGGCTCAAAGCTTGGTTTATTGTCGTCAGGGCACTTGAGTGTGCTTCTTTGATTATGTAAGATGGATCTATGAGCTGGCAGCTTTTTGTATCCTATATATAGCTTCGTATCTATATGTGCAATATTTTTAGCAAAATGTAACTTCCTTCGAAGGTATCGCCAGTTTTATtcgcactttaaaaaaaaaataaaatcagggATCCACGTTAGCCATTTAAAGTAGTTCTCTGTACAATTCAACATTTTTCTTGAATTAATCTTGTCGCCGTGGTGGAGGTGTGATGCAGCTTGTATCACACTGCTTTTCATGCAGCGTTGCGGAAGATGTTTCCCTAATTACATTATATTATGAAGTTTTGATTGTAAAGTGCCAGAAATCCATGTTTATGGTTCTGTAGAGTCCGCCTGATGGGAAAATCTATGCGCTTTTGACATTTCTAGACAGACTGCTAAATTTCCCATCCAGTAATAAGTAGTGTGTAAGTCTAGGTGGTGACTTTATCGTTAAGCTATTCTACCATAAATTCATTGGTACTCAACTAGAACTGTTTCTTGATTCATTTGGGTACAAAATGTCATAACAGAATTCACGCGAATAACTTCTCGTTTTGAAAGTTTGCTTGAGCTTTTCAttacaagcagtacggaagactGTATCATAGGGTGTTATTGATACACATATCAGCGATCACTTACCAATTTTCGGGTTTAGCCAGCTCAATGAAATACTGAAAACATCGAATCACCATGAATCATACGTTGCACAAGAAATAAACTTTAAAGCGCTAAATGCTTTCCGATCTCAAATTCAAAAACGAAGACTGGAGCCGGATTTTTGAGGATATCAACCCTGATAGCACTTATAACATGTTCATGACAATGCTAAGTATAAACAAGGATTGTTTTAAGTTCAAAAAGGTTACGAAGAATCGTAAGATACGTAAGCCATGGCTCACCAATGTGTGCTTGGGGAGTGATCGGGAAGAAAAATTTTTGTATTCAGAATTTTTGGGAACCAGAAATTCGATTTCTccactttcaaaaaaaaaaatgccgcaacTCTAACAAAATTTTTACGCaagtttaaaaataatttttttgagaATATATTGAGTGCAAACAAACTCGCAGCGATGTGTCTTGGCGTAAACCAAACTAACTTCTGAATCGTGGTATTTATCAAACgaaattaaaaataatagtaaacagCAAGCCAGTTAAAGGCAAGAAGTTGGCCGATATATTCAACGACAACAAGAGCGCTTCTTCTAATCCTTCAACACAATATTTAGGTGCTCCGAGTATGAATAGCGCTGTTTTTCCCCCAACAACCCCAGAAGAGGTGCATTCGGTTTTCATGTCGCTTAGGAATAGCGAGGCACGTGATATATACGGCCTCCAGATTACGCCGATAAAATTTGTTCTAGATCTCTTGGTCCCAGCACTTACGTATACAATTAACGTTTGCTTCTCTACGGGAATCTTTCCCGAGAGCATGCAGCGTGCGAAAGTAACAGTTCTTTTTAAATCAGGGAATAAAAATGAGCTATCGAATTATCGCCCCCTCTCGGTTCTGCCTATCATACCAAAGGACTAGAAGAAATTATTTGTAAGCGCCTCACTGCGTTCTGCGAAAAATATTCTGATATATCACCACAGCGCTTGGGATTCCGTAAAGTAAGGTCAACTGAGTTGGCTATGCTCACTTAAAAGGAATTAATATTGAATGGGTTCGAAGAGAAGAAATTTACCCTATAGACTTATTTGTAGACTTTTCGAAAGCATTCGATTGTACAGACCACATTATATTGCTCACTAATTTAAAACACTATGGATTTCGCGGAGTTCCTCTGACACATTTAAAATCATACCTAAAGCATCAGAAACAGAGCACTGCCATTGGTGACGAACTTTCACCTCTGCAATGGTAAGCAGCGGGGTTCCCGCAAGGTAATAGTTTAGGGCCAGTATTATTCAATCTATATGTAAATGATATAATTAACATCAGTGACAGCACACATTTTGTAGTTCACGCAGATAACACCATTATC
Coding sequences within it:
- the LOC144095512 gene encoding uncharacterized protein LOC144095512; this translates as MVMETVQQPHCMVHGQEVDETLTNFTVSEAVARGSGSTQCTGSDDAHLLAANALCDVHSPPQLRRPVTANSVACNRPGSDDNHVSNNRDTKLLMPRPPRVHRRTACQVKLGSSFAASHDRNDRFAAPVTRSIRIARLCGQRVVPLPQCSAGAGHQNLQRIFGDSDPREEDLQKFCANNQFNVYECVEQPVNESPVLCISHDVSKSKYNDLCASASKVKNHEETKEDLKPSSTPDVIGIQDHPAEYERIYGRQEPAPSHSPAGCIVHNEKSSDMASAPAIKISLQADQPARRSWFNAAVTIALVMFIVSRVIYLQKYKKRPLGIDTAGTHSAYEISNVALFRLRKKYIRPIVEGMNSNEAKQKSAFEHIQGPAEEKLM